In one Capra hircus breed San Clemente chromosome 22, ASM170441v1, whole genome shotgun sequence genomic region, the following are encoded:
- the COL7A1 gene encoding collagen alpha-1(VII) chain isoform X1 — protein sequence MRLRLLLAALCAGILAGAPRVWAQPRERVSCTRLYAADIVFLLDGSSSIGRSNFREVRGFLEGLVLPFSGAAGAQGVRFAAVQYSDDPRTEFDLDALGSGGDVIRAIRELSYKGGNTRTGAAILHVADRVFLPQLARPGVPKVCILITDGKSQDMVDTAAQRLKGQGVKLFAVGIKNADPEELKRIASQPTSDFFFFVNDFSILRTLLPLVSRRVCTTAGGVPVTLPPDDSTSGPRDLLLSEPGSQSLRVQWTAASGPVTGYKVQYAPLTGLGQPLPSELREVSVPAGETSVRLQGLRPLTEYQVTVVALYANSIGEAVSATARTTALEGPEVTIQNTTAHSLLVAWRSVPGATGYRVTWRVVRGGATQQQELGPGQGSVLLRDLQPGTDYEVTVSALLGRSVGPATSLTARTDTSVEQTLRPVILGPTSILLSWNLVPEARGYRLEWRRESGLEVPQKVVLPSDVTRYQLDGLQPGTEYRLTLYTLLEGREVATPATVVPTELSVGPVTALQATELPGQRVRVSWSPVPSATEYRITVRSAQGVERSLVLPGSQTAFDLDDVRAGLSYTVRVSARVGSREGAASILTVRREPETPLATPGLRVVASDATRVRVAWGPVPGASGFRISWRTDNGLESSQTVPSDSTATDIVGLRPGTSYQVAVSALRGREEGPPAVIVARTDPLGPVRSVHVTRVSSSSVTITWNRVPGATGYRVSWRSGRGPEKSQLVSGEATVAELDGLEPDTEYTVRVWARVAGVDGTPASAVVRTDPQPVGSVSKLQILNASSDVLRVTWVGVTGATAYRLAWGRSEGGPTRQQILPGNTDSAEIRGLEGGVSYSVRVTALVGDREGAPVSIVVTTPPEAPPALETLRVGQRGEHSLRLHWQPVPGASGFRLRWRPEGGQEQSRVLGPEVSSYDLDGLEPATHYRIWLSVLGTAGEGPPSEVTAYTESPRVPSTQLRVVDTSVDSVTLAWTPVSGVSSYILSWRPLRGPGQELPGASQTLPGTSTSQRVIGLELGNSYLFSLTPVRDGVRGPEASITQSPACPRGLMDVVFLVHTTRDNAHRSEAVKRALEHLVSALGPLGPQAVQVGLLSYSHRPSPLLSLNSSHDLGVILQKIRNIPYTDPSGNNLGTAVVTAHRYLLAPDAPGRRQHVPGVMVLLVDEPLRGDIFNSIREAQAAGLKVMMLGLAGADPEQLRRLVPGMDPSQTFFAVDDGPSLELAVSSLAAALCQTALTTQPQPEPCSVHCPKGQKGEPGQMGLKGQAGPPGPPGLPGRIGAPGPQGPPGSVSAKGERGFPGADGLPGTPGRPGTPGAPGPKGSPGWAGPRGEPGERGPRGPKGEPGEPGQVIGGEGPGRPGQKGDPGPPGPPGSRGPLGDPGPRGPPGFPGTAVKGEKGDRGERGPPGPGDGTAALGEPGLPGLPGSPGPQGSVGPPGEKGEKGDCEDGAPGLPGQPGIPGERGLRGLPGDAGPKGDRGLTGAAGEAGEKGERGLPGPVGPQGLPGVAGRPGPEGPEGPPGPTGRRGEKGEPGRPGDPAVGPGGAGAKGEKGDMGPPGPKGATGFKGEQGSPGLALPGDPGPKGDPGGRGPIGLTGRAGPPGDSGPPGEKGDPGRPGSPGPVGPRGRDGEAGEKGDEGPPGDPGLPGKAGERGLRGAPGARGPVGEKGDQGDPGEDGRNGSPGPSGPKGDRGEPGPPGAPGRLVDVGLGAGEKGEPGDRGQEGPRGPKGDPGPPGASGERGISGLRGPPGPQGDPGVRGPAGEKGDRGPPGLDGRSGLDGKPGASGPPGPNGATGKAGDPGRDGLPGLRGEQGPPGPAGPPGAPGKPGEDGKPGLNGKNGEPGDPGEDGRKGEKGDSGAPGREGRDGPKGERGAPGSPGLQGPPGLPGQVGPPGQGFPGVPGSSGPKGDRGETGPRGEQGLPGERGLRGEPGSLVNAERLLENIGIKTSALREIVETWEESSGGFLPAPERRRGPKGDPGERGPPGKEGPIGFSGERGPKGDRGDPGPQGPPGLAVGERGLPGPPGLAGEPGKPGIPGLPGPAGSVGEAGRPGERGERGEKGERGEQGRDGLPGLPGPPGPPGPKVAVDEPGSGLSREQGPPGFKGAKGDPGSDGDRGPKGDRGEPGIKGDRGEPGQRGQNGSPGLPGERGVAGPEGKPGLQGPRGTPGPAGGHGDPGPPGAPGLAGPAGPQGPSGLKGEPGETGPPGRGLPGPTGAVGLPGPPGPSGLVGPQGAPGLPGQVGETGKPGAPGRDGATGKDGDRGAPGVPGSPGLPGPVGPKGEPGPMGTPGQAVVGPPGAKGEKGAPGALAGDLVGEPGAKGDRGLPGPRGEKGEAGRAGEPGDPGEDGQKGAPGPKGHKGDPGVGVQGPPGPVGPPGLKGDSGLPGPPGPPGIVGFPGQTGLRGEQGQPGPSGERGLAGAPGREGAPGPLGPPGPPGSAGAPGAPGLKGDKGDTGAGLPGARGERGEPGVRGEDGRPGLEGPRGLVGPPGSRGERGEKGDPGASGLKGDKGDSAVILGPPGPRGAKGDSGERGPRGIDGEKGPRGDSGEPGEKGTKGEPGDKGSAGLLGARGLTGPKGEPGAPGIPGEPGSPGKDGVPGVRGDKGDIGFMGPRGLKGERGIKGACGLDGEKGDKGEAGPPGRPGLAGRKGELGEPGVPGQAGAPGKEGLIGPKGDRGFDGQPGPKGDQGEKGERGPPGVGGFPGPRGNDGSSGPPGPPGSIGPKGPEGLQGQKGERGPPGQSMVGAPGAPGTPGERGEQGRPGPVGPRGEKGEAALTEDDIRGLVRQEMSQHCACQGQYIASGSRPLPSYAADTAGPQLHPVPVLRVSHAEEDGQVPPEDDEYEYSEYSEEEYQDPAAPWDDDDPCSLPLDEGSCSAYTLRWYHRAGAGGTKACHPFVFGGCGGNANRFGTREACEHRCLPQAAHSQRTGAAQS from the exons CATCGGCCGAAGCAACTTCCGCGAAGTGCGGGGTTTCCTTGAGGGGCTGGTGCTGCCCTTCTCTGGGGCAGCTGGGGCACAGGGTGTGCGCTTCGCGGCCGTGCAGTACAGCGACGACCCACG GACAGAATTTGACCTGGATGCGCTTGGCTCAGGCGGCGATGTGATCCGTGCCATCCGAGAGCTCAGCTACAAGGGGGGCAACACACGCACAGGGGCCGCGATTCTCCACGTGGCTGACCGCGTCTTCCTGCCCCAGCTGGCCCGACCTGGTGTCCCCAAG gtCTGTATCCTCATCACAGATGGGAAGTCCCAGGACATGGTGGACACAGCTGCCCAGAGGTTGAAGGGGCAGGGAGTCAAGCTGTTTGCTGTGG GCATCAAGAATGCTGACCCTGAGGAGCTGAAGCGAATCGCCTCACAGCCGACCAGCGATTTCTTCTTCTTCGTCAATGACTTCAGCATCTTGAGGACgctcctgcctctggtttcccGGAGGGTGTGCACAACTGCTGGTGGTGTGCCCGTGACGCTGCCCC ctgACGACTCGACCTCTGGTCCACGAGACCTGCTGCTGTCTGAgccgggcagtcagtccttgagAGTCCAGTGGACAGCGGCCAGCGGCCCCGTGACTGGCTACAAGGTCCAGTACGCACCCCTGACGGGGCTGGGACAGCCACTGCCGAGCGAGCTGCGGGAG GTGAGCGTCCCAGCTGGTGAGACCAGCGTGCGGCTGCAGGGTCTCCGGCCACTGACTGAGTATCAAGTGACGGTGGTCGCCCTCTACGCCAACAGCATCGGGGAGGCCGTGAGCGCGACTGCTAGGACCA CTGCTCTGGAGGGGCCGGAAGTGACCATCCAGAACACCACAGCCCACAGCCTCCTGGTGGCCTGGCGGAGTGTGCCAGGTGCCACTGGCTACCGGGTGACGTGGCGGGTCGTCAGGG GTGGGGCCACgcagcagcaggagctgggccctgggcagGGGTCAGTGTTGCTGCGGGACCTGCAGCCTGGCACTGACTATGAGGTGACCGTGAGCGCCCTGCTTGGCCGGAGCGTCGGGCCGGCCACCTCCCTGACTGCCCGCACTG ACACGTCTGTCGAGCAGACCCTGCGTCCTGTCATCCTGGGCCCCACGTCCATCCTCCTCTCCTGGAACCTGGTGCCTGAGGCCCGTGGCTACCGGCTGGAGTGGCGGCGTGAGAGTG GCTTAGAGGTGCCACAGAAGGTGGTGCTGCCCTCTGACGTGACCCGCTACCAGTTGGATGGGCTGCAGCCAGGCACCGAGTACCGCCTCACACTCTACACGTTGCTAGAGGGCCGCGAGGTGGCCACCCCAGCGACCGTGGTCCCCACCG AGCTGTCCGTGGGCCCCGTCACAGCCCTCCAGGCCACCGAGCTGCCTGGGCAGCGCGTGCGAGTGTCCTGGAGCCCAGTTCCCAGTGCCACCGAGTATCGCATCACTGTGCGCAGCGCCCAGG GGGTTGAGCGGAGCCTGGTGCTTCCTGGGAGTCAGACGGCCTTTGACTTGGATGACGTCCGGGCTGGGCTCAGCTACACGGTGCGGGTGTCAGCGCGAGTAGGCAGCCGGGAGGGCGCTGCCAGCATCCTCACTGTCCGCCGTG AGCCAGAAACCCCACTGGCCACCCCAGGGCTGCGGGTTGTGGCATCGGACGCAACACGAGTGAGGGTGGCCTGGGGACCAGTTCCCGGAGCCAGCGGATTTCGGATTAGCTGGAGGACGGACAATG GTCTGGAGTCCAGCCAGACAGTCCCCTCAGACTCTACTGCCACCGACATCGTGGGGCTGAGACCTGGGACCTCCTACCAGGTGGCCGTGTCAGCGCTGCGAGGAAGAGAGGAGGGCCCCCCTGCGGTCATCGTGGCTCGAACCG ACCCACTGGGCCCAGTGAGATCGGTCCATGTGACTCGAGTCAGCAGCTCATCTGTCACCATCACCTGGAACCGGGTTCCCGGTGCCACAGGGTACAGGGTCTCCTGGCGCTCAGGCCGAG GCCCAGAGAAATCCCAGTTGGTTTCTGGGGAGGCCACGGTGGCCGAACTGGATGGACTGGAGCCAGATACTGAGTACACCGTGCGTGTGTGGGCCCGTGTGGCTGGTGTGGACGGGACGCCTGCCTCTGCGGTTGTGAGAACTG ACCCTCAGCCCGTGGGCAGCGTGTCGAAGCTGCAGATCCTTAATGCTTCCAGTGACGTTCTGCGGGTCACCTGGGTGGGGGTCACTGGAGCCACAGCCTACAGACTGGCCTGGGGCCGGAGCGAGG GTGGCCCCACAAGACAGCAGATTCTCCCAGGAAACACGGACTCCGCAGAAATACGGGGCCTCGAAGGCGGAGTCAGTTATTCAGTGAGAGTGACCGCACTCGTAGGGGACCGCGAGGGCGCGCCTGTCTCCATAGTCGTCACCACCC CTCCTGAGGCTCCTCCAGCCCTGGAGACACTTCGCGTGGGGCAGCGAGGGGAGCACTCGCTGAGGCTGCACTGGCAGCCGGTGCCTGGTGCAAGCGGCTTCCGTCTGCGTTGGCGACCTGAGG GTGGCCAGGAACAGTCCCGAGTCCTGGGGCCGGAAGTCAGCAGCTATGACCTGGATGGGCTGGAGCCAGCGACCCACTACCGCATATGGCTGAGCGTCTTGGGGACGGCCGGAGAAGGGCCCCCCTCGGAAGTGACTGCATACACTG AGTCACCTCGTGTCCCAAGCACTCAACTGCGTGTGGTGGACACGTCAGTCGACTCAGTGACTCTGGCCTGGACCCCAGTGTCTGGGGTGTCCAGCTACATCCTATCCTGGCGGCCTCTCAGAGGCCCTGGCCAAG AACTGCCTGGGGCCTCACAGACACTTCCGGGGACCTCAACTTCCCAGCGGGTGATAGGCCTAGAGCTGGGCAACTCCTACCTCTTCTCCCTAACTCCTGTCCGGGACGGTGTACGTGGTCCTGAGGCCTCTATCACACAGAGCCCAG CGTGTCCCCGTGGCCTGATGGATGTGGTGTTCCTGGTGCACACCACTCGAGACAACGCTCATCGCTCGGAGGCTGTGAAGCGAGCCCTGGAGCACCTGGTGTCTGCACTCGGGCCTCTCGGGCCACAGGCCGTCCAG GTCGGCCTCCTGTCCTACAGTCACCGGCCCTCCCCACTGTTGTCGCTGAACAGCTCCCATGACCTTGGGGTCATCCTGCAGAAGATCCGCAACATCCCCTACACGGACCCAAGTGGGAACAACCTGG GCACAGCCGTGGTTACAGCCCACAGATACCTGCTGGCACCAGATGCGCCTGGACGCCGCCAGCACGTGCCGGGGGTGATGGTTCTCCTGGTGGATGAGCCCTTGAGAGGTGACATCTTCAACTCTATCCGTGAGGCCCAGGCTGCTG GGCTCAAAGTGATGATGCTGGGCCTGGCGGGAGCTGACCCAGAGCAGCTGCGTCGTTTGGTGCCTGGCATGGACCCTTCCCAGACCTTCTTCGCTGTGGATGATGGCCCGAGCTTGGAGCTGGCCGTCAGTAGTCTGGCAGCAGCCCTGTGTCAGACAGCCTTGACCACACAG CCACAGCCAGAGCCTTGCTCAGTGCATTGTCCAAAG GGCCAGAAGGGGGAACCCGGACAGATG GGCCTGAAAGGACAAGCCGGGCCTCCTGGCCCCCCCGGCCTCCCG GGCAGGATTGGTGCTCCTGGCCCCCAGGGACCTCCTGGAAGTGTCTCTGCGAAGGGCGAGAGG ggcttccctggggcagaTGGGCTTCCAGGCACCCCTGGCCGCCCTGGGACTCCTGGAGCCCCTGGTCCGAAG GGCTCCCCAGGGTGGGCTGGCCCTCGTGGAGAACCA GGAGAGCGAGGACCTCGAGGCCCAAAGGGGGAGCCG GGAGAGCCCGGACAAGTCATTGGAGGCGAGGGCCCAGGGCGTCCTGGGCAGAAAGGGGATCCTGGACCTCCA GGTCCCCCTGGATCTCGTGGGCCGTTGGGGGACCCGGGACCCCGGGGTCCCCCCGGATTTCCCGGAACAGCCGTGAAG GGTGAGAAAGGCGATCGTGGGGAGCGG GGCCCCCCTGGACCAGGTGACGGCACTGCTGCTCTGGGCGAGCCTGGGCTGCCG GGTCTTCCTGGAAGCCCTGGACCCCAAGGCTCAGTTGGCCCccctggagaaaaaggagaaaag GGTGACTGTGAAGATGGAGCCCCGGGCCTCCCAGGACAACCCGGGATCCCGGGTGAGCGG GGCCTTCGGGGACTTCCTGGAGATGCTGGCCCCAAA GGCGATCGAGGACTAACAGGGGCCGCTGGTGAGGCTGGAGAGAAG GGTGAACGTGGATTGCCTGGCCCAGTGGGACCACAG GGGCTGCCGGGAGTTGCTGGACGACCTGGACCTGAGGGTCCTGAA GGGCCACCAGGACCAACCGGCCGCCGAGGAGAGAAG ggggagcctggtcggcctGGAGACCCCGCAGTG GGACCTGGGGGTGCTGGAGCCAAAGGAGAGAAG GGAGATATGGGGCCCCCGGGGCCCAAAGGAGCTACCGGATTCAAAGGGGAACAG GGCTCACCTGGCTTGGCTCTTCCTGGAGACCCTGGCCCCAAGGGAGACCCTGGAGGCCGA GGTCCCATTGGCCTCACTGGCAGAGCAGGACCCCCG GGTGACTCAGGACCCCCTGGAGAGAAGGGAGACCCTGGGCGGCCTGGTTCCCCAGGACCCGTCGGCCCCCGAGGACGAGAC GGTGAAGCTGGAGAGAAGGGCGACGAGGGTCCCCCG GGTGACCCAGGTTTGCCTGGAAAAGCTGGCGAGCGTGGCCTTCGG GGGGCGCCTGGAGCTCGGGGGCCTGTGGGTGAGAAGGGAGACCAGGGAGATCCTGGAGAGGATGGACGAAAT GGGAGCCCTGGACCTTCTGGACCCAAGGGTGACCGTGGGGAGCCA GGTCCCCCAGGAGCCCCTGGACGGCTG GTGGACGTGGGACTTGGAGCCGGAGAGAAG GGAGAGCCTGGGGACCGAGGACAGGAGGGTCCACGAGGACCCAAGGGCGACCCTGGCCCCCCCGGAGCTTCTGGGGAGAGG GGCATCAGTGGACTTCGGGGGCCTCCAGGCCCACAG GGGGACCCAGGTGTTCGGGGCCCAGCAGGAGAAAAG GGCGACCGGGGCCCTCCTGGCCTGGATGGCCGCAGTGGGCTGGATGGGAAACCAGGAGCCTCTGGTCCCCCTGGGCCGAAT GGTGCCACGGgcaaggctggagacccagggagaGAT GGACTTCCGGGCCTTCGAGGAGAACAGGGCCCTCCTGGCCCTGCTGGTCCCCCCGGAGCACCG GGAAAGCCAGGCGAGGATGGCAAGCCTGGCCTGAATGGGAAAAAT ggagaaccCGGCGACCCTGGAGAAGACGGGAGGAAG GGAGAGAAGGGAGATTCGGGCGCCCCTGGAAGAGAA GGTCGTGATGGCCCCAAGGGTGAGCGTGGAGCTCCTGGAAGCCCTGGACTCCAGGGCCCCCCGGGCCTCCCGGGGCAGGTCGGCCCTCCCGGGCAG ggcttccctggcgtcCCAGGGAGTTCAGGTCCCAAG GGTGACCGTGGGGAGACTGGACCCAGAGGGGAACAG GGCCTCCCAGGAGAGCGTGGCCTGAGAGgagagcctgggagcctggtg AATGCAGAGCGGTTGCTGGAAAATATTGGCATCAAG ACATCTGCCCTGCGGGAGATCGTGGAGACCTGGGAAGAGAGCTCTGGCGGCTTCCTGCCTGCGCCTGAACGGCGTCGTGGCCCCAAGGGGGACCCAGGCGAGCGGGGCCCCCCAGGCAAGGAG GGCCCCATCGGCTTTTCTGGAGAACGTGGACCAAAGGGAGATCGTGGAGACCCCGGCCCTCAGGGGCCACCTGGCCTGGCCGTGGGGGAGAGGGGCCTTCCTGGACCTCCTGGCCTTGCTGGGGagcctgggaagcctggtatcCCTGGGCTCCCCGGCCCggctgggagtgtgggggaggcTGGAAGACCTGGAGAGAGG GGAGAACGGGGAGAGAAAGGAGAACGTGGAGAACAG gGCAGAGACGGCCTTCCTGGCCTCCCTGGACCCCCCGGACCTCCAGGCCCCAAG GTGGCCGTGGACGAGCCAGGTTCTGGGCTCTCTAGAGAACAAGGACCCCCTGGATTCAAAGGCGCTAAG GGGGATCCAGGCAGTGATGGCGACCGAGGCCCCAAAGGAGACAGG GGTGAGCCGGGCATCAAGGGCGACCGGGGAGAGCCTGGACAGAGGGGTCAGAATGGCAGCCCG GGTCTGCCAGGAGAGCGCGGCGTGGCTGGGCCCGAGGGGAAGCCG GGTCTGCAAGGTCCACGGGGGACCCCAGGCCCAGCG GGCGGCCACGGAGACCCTGGACCACCCGGGGCCCCG GGTCTTGCTGGCCCTGCGGGACCCCAGGGACCTTCTGGCCTAAAG GGGGAGCCCGGAGAGACAGGACCACCAGGACGG GGCCTGCCTGGACCTACTGGAGCCGTGGGACTTCCCGGGCCCCCTGGTCCTTCAGGCCTGGTG GGTCCTCAAGGGGCACCGGGTTTGCCCGGACAAGTG GGGGAGACGGGGAAGCCGGGAGCGCCGGGTCGTGATGGTGCCACCGGGAAAGATGGAGACAGAGGAGCCCCCGGCGTGCCG GGGTCACCAGGTCTGCCGGGCCCTGTCGGACCTAAAGGAGAGCCGGGACCCATGGGGACCCCTGGACAG GCTGTGGTCGGGCCCCCTGGAGCAAAGGGAGAGAAG GGCGCCCCTGGAGCCCTTGCTGGAGACCTGGTGGGAGAGCCG GGAGCCAAAGGTGACCGAGGACTGCCGGGACCGCGGGGCGAGAAG GGTGAAGCCGGCCGTGCGGGGGAGCCTGGAGACCCTGGCGAAGAT GGTCAGAAGGGGGCTCCAGGACCCAAAGGTCACAAG GGTGACCCAGGAGTTGGGGTCCAGGGGCCCCCTGGGCCAGTTGGTCCTCCAGGTCTAAAG GGAGACTCAGGCCTCCCCGGACCCCCCGGACCTCCTGGTATTGTGGGGTTCCCCGGTCAGACAGGCCTTCGAGGAGAGCAGGGGCAGCCGGGCCCCAGTGGAGAGCGG GGTTTGGCAGGCGCCCCAGGGAGAGAGGGAGCCCCAGGTCCCTTGGGGCCGCCTGGACCACCTGGGTCAGCG GGAGCACCTGGGGCCCCTGGACTCAAAGGAGACAAG GGGGACACTGGAGCAGGGCTGCCTGGGGCCCGAGGCGAGCGTGGGGAGCCTGGTGTCCGG GGTGAAGATGGGCGCCCCGGCCTGGAGGGACCCCGAGGACTCGTG GGCCCCCCAGGCAGCCGGGGAGAACGTGGGGAGAAG GGTGACCCTGGTGCCTCAGGACTGAAGGGTGACAAG GGCGACTCAGCTGTGATTTTGGGGCCTCCGGGGCCACGGGGTGCCAAGGGGGACTCG GGTGAAAGAGGGCCTCGGGGAATAGATGGTGAGAAAGGGCCTCGGGGAGACAGCGGGGAACCTGGAGAGAAG GGCACCAAGGGAGAGCCTGGTGACAAGGGCTCAGCCGGGCTGCTGGGAGCGCGTGGACTCACAGGACCCAAG GGTGAGCCTGGCGCCCCAGGGATCCCCGGCGAACCG GGATCCCCAGGAAAAGACGGAGTCCCTGGTGTCCGAGGAGACAAAGGAGATATTGGCTTCATGGGTCCCCGGGGCCTCAAG ggtGAACGGGGAATTAAGGGAGCCTGTGGCCTTGATGGAGAGAAGGGAGATAAG GGAGAAGCTGGTCCCCCGGGCCGCCCAGGGCTGGCAGGACGCAAAGGTGAACTG ggggagCCGGGTGTTCCAGGGCAGGCAGGGGCCCCTGGGAAGGAGGGCCTGATTGGTCCCAAG GGTGACCGAGGTTTCGATGGGCAGCCAGGACCCAAGGGTGACCAGGGCGAGAAAGGGGAGCGG GGACCCCCAGgagtggggggcttcccaggtcccAGGGGCAATGATGGCTCTAGTGGTCCTCCCGGGCCGCCTGGCAGCATTGGTCCCAAAGGCCCTGAAGGACTT